A region from the Medicago truncatula cultivar Jemalong A17 chromosome 6, MtrunA17r5.0-ANR, whole genome shotgun sequence genome encodes:
- the LOC11438730 gene encoding LEAF RUST 10 DISEASE-RESISTANCEUS RECEPTOR-LIKE PROTEIN KINASE-like 1.2: protein MDYFEGGKLKRVLNEGFEVKYNVNEECLRCLGSEGGDCLIDSIDKHVELCYHDDLTDASIASPTVLSSDDKTPWNWKKKLVIGVVSSVLGSFAVVNAIYIFYRHRKNKSFANSNVNSRSFASDFFSKDLERGSQNIGVQHFTYSELEEATNYFDPSKGLGKGGFGTVYFGKLHDGRSVAVKRLYMKNYKRVLEQFMNEVHILARLVHRNLVSLYGCTSRHSRVLILAYEYVSNGTVADHLNGNQAKHGKLSWHIRMNIAVETASALKYLHVSDIIHRDIKTNNILLDTHFHVKVADFGLSRLFPIDHSHVSTAPQGTPGYLDPEYYAHSHLTHKSDVYSFGVVMIELISSLPAVDMTRPRDDINLSTMAMNKIQNQALHELVDPSLGFDTDLKVNEMINAVAELAFRCLQISKDMRPRMDEVFKTLQDIQGAGANESQCEAANISNSHDDIVLCNYDPRPLSPDPNDVKYSTKC from the exons ATGGATTATTTTGAGGGTGGTAAACTTAAAAGAGTATTGAATGAAGGGTTTGAGGTAAAGTATAATGTGAATGAAGAATGTTTAAGGTGCTTGGGAAGTGAAGGAGGAGATTGTTTGATTGATTCTATTGATAAACATGTTGAGTTATGCTATCATGATGATTTAACTGATGCATCTATTGCTTCACCCACAGTTCTTTCTTCTGATGACAAAA CTCCATGGAATTGGAAGAAGAAACTCGTTATTG GTGTTGTTTCTTCTGTGTTAGGATCATTTGCAGTGGTCAATgctatatatattttctatagGCACCGAAAGAATAAAAGTTTTGCAAACTCAAATGTAAATTCTCGCAGCTTCGCTTCTGATTTCTTTTCAAAAGATCTCGAGAGGGGAAGTCAAAACATTGGAGTGCAACATTTCACTTATAGTGAGCTTGAAGAAGCCACAAACTACTTTGATCCATCCAAAGGATTAGGAAAAGGGGGCTTTGGAACAGTCTATTTCG GAAAACTGCATGATGGTCGAAGTGTTGCTGTGAAGAgattatatatgaaaaattataaaagagtaCTTGAGCAATTCATGAATGAAGTTCACATCCTTGCTCGATTAGTCCACCGAAATCTTGTGTCGCTATATGGATGTACTTCACGCCACAGCCGCGTACTTATTCTTGCTTACGAGTATGTTTCTAACGGAACTGTAGCTGATCATCTTAATGGTAATCAAGCAAAACATGGAAAACTTTCTTGGCATATTAGAATGAATATTGCTGTGGAGACGGCAAGTGCATTGAAATATCTCCATGTTTCTGACATCATTCATAGAGATATAAAAACCAACAATATTCTTCTTGAcactcattttcatgtcaaAGTAGCAGATTTTGGACTCTCGCGCCTTTTTCCAATTGATCATAGTCATGTTTCAACAGCTCCACAAGGGACTCCAGGTTACTTAGACCCTGAGTATTATGCACACTCCCACCTTACTCATAAAAGTGATGTCTACAGCTTCGGAGTAGTGATGATCGAGTTGATATCATCTTTGCCTGCTGTTGATATGACAAGGCCTAGGGATGATATCAATCTGTCCACCATGGCTatgaacaaaattcaaaatcaagcTTTGCACGAACTTGTGGATCCTTCCCTCGGTTTTGACACAGATTTGAAGGTAAATGAAATGATAAATGCCGTGGCCGAGTTAGCATTTCGGTGTCTTCAAATTTCCAAAGATATGAGACCGCGCATGGATGAAGTGTTTAAAACTTTACAAGATATTCAGGGTGCTGGTGCGAATGAAAGCCAATGTGAAGCAGCGAACATTTCAAACTCTCATGACGACATTGTGTTGTGCAATTATGATCCACGCCCGCTATCACCTGATCCAAATGATGTGAAATACAGCACCAAGTGCTAG
- the LOC11445404 gene encoding kunitz-type trypsin inhibitor-like 2 protein, whose translation MKPTLVTTLCFLLFSFTIYFPLPFTHANKIIVKDIFGNPVVPSGSYYIWPDYLINGGELRLGETENSTCPFTVLQDYSNLGPGLPVKFTPQNQTSSDDPITLMLPIEITFENKPDCAESSKWLVVEAENEYPTPWVTIDGTNKNVYDGYFMIVGFKKTGYLIFFCHKLLSPTPGVCIYLSRRNDENGMRLVYEMDGDALGAVFVNVNDAARARRSSVLKKDHAFRLPMI comes from the coding sequence aTGAAGCCTACATTAGTTACTACCCTTTGTTTCCTCCTCTTTTCCTTCACCATCTACTTTCCATTACCCTTTACACATGCAAATAAAATTATCGTCAAAGATATATTTGGGAACCCCGTTGTTCCTAGTGGCAGCTACTATATTTGGCCTGATTACTTAATAAATGGTGGTGAATTGAGGCTTGGTGAAACAGAAAATTCAACATGTCCATTTACTGTACTTCAAGATTATTCTAACCTTGGTCCTGGTCTGCCAGTAAAATTTACCCCACAAAATCAAACAAGTAGTGATGATCCCATCACTTTAATGTTGCCTATTGAGATTACATTTGAAAACAAACCAGATTGTGCAGAATCCTCCAAGTGGTTGGTGGTTGAAGCAGAAAATGAGTACCCTACACCATGGGTGACTATTGATGGTACAAACAAGAATGTTTATGATGGTTATTTTATGATAGTTGGATTCAAGAAGACGGGATACCTTATCTTTTTCTGTCACAAGTTATTATCTCCTACACCAGGTGTATGTATTTATTTAAGTAGGAGGAATGACGAAAATGGAATGCGTTTGGTCTATGAAATGGATGGTGATGCCTTAGGAGCGGTATTCGTTAACGTTAATGATGCTGCTAGAGCTCGAAGATCATCGGTACTTAAGAAGGACCACGCATTTAGGCTACCTATGATCTGA
- the LOC11442801 gene encoding kunitz-type trypsin inhibitor-like 2 protein has protein sequence MKPTLVTTLCFLLFSFTIYFPLPFTHANDFIVKDIFGNPVVPSGSYYIWPDYLVSGGELRLGETENSTCPFTVLQDYSNLGPGLPVKFTPQNQTSGDDPITLSLHIDIAFENKPDCAESSKWLVVEAENEYPTPWLAIDGTGKKVYDDGWFEIIGYKKTGYLIYFCHKLSPTLGECIYLSRKNDKNGMRLVYEMDGDALAAVFVNINDAARARRSSAI, from the coding sequence ATGAAGCCTACATTAGTTACTACCCTTTGTTTCCTCCTCTTTTCCTTCACCATCTACTTTCCATTACCGTTTACACATGCAAATGATTTTATCGTCAAAGATATATTTGGGAACCCCGTTGTTCCTAGTGGCAGCTACTATATTTGGCCTGATTACTTAGTAAGTGGTGGTGAATTGAGGCTTGGTGAAACAGAAAATTCAACATGTCCATTTACTGTACTTCAAGATTATTCTAACCTTGGTCCTGGCCTGCCAGTAAAATTTACCCCACAAAATCAAACAAGTGGTGATGATCCCATCACTTTAAGCTTGCATATAGACATTGCATTTGAAAACAAGCCAGATTGTGCAGAATCCTCCAAGTGGTTGGTGGTTGAAGCAGAAAATGAGTACCCTACACCATGGCTGGCTATTGATGGTACTGGAAAGAAGGTTTATGATGATGGCTGGTTTGAAATTATTGGATACAAGAAAACGGGATACCTTATCTATTTCTGTCACAAGTTATCTCCTACACTAGGTGAATGTATTTACTTAAGTAGGAAGAATGACAAAAATGGAATGCGTTTGGTCTATGAAATGGATGGTGATGCCTTAGCAGCGGTATTCGTTAACATTAATGATGCTGCTAGAGCTAGAAGATCATCGGCGATTtga
- the LOC11442802 gene encoding LEAF RUST 10 DISEASE-RESISTANCEUS RECEPTOR-LIKE PROTEIN KINASE-like 1.2 isoform X1, producing the protein MDNHFPILLIITHISFFFLITTSHSQPQPVHNFSSCKHIMSSYNCGNISNISYPFWGQNRPFQCGAGNPFYLNCHNNNTTTILLSSQNFTVLDINSKDHIIKLKRTDLDQNLCSPKFNDTYLFPPLFQYPQNVKNLSIYYNCTSTISQDLAENSVCGSHYPSFGYVGNEDKLFEEDKLFEEDPSLRCQKHIKVPVGSYFLLEADYFERGKLERVLNDGFEVTYNVNEECLSCLGSEGGDCLSDSIDNHIGLCYYDNLTDASIASSTDLSSDEKITINWKRKLVVGVASGVLGSFVVISAIYFYQRRKTKSYLKSHSLPYVSSSTDLEWGSQHFGVQLFTYSELEEATNHFDPSNGLGKGGFGTVYFGKLKDGRSVAVKRLHENSYRRVQQFMNEVEILARLVHPNLVSLYGCTSNHSRELLLAYEYVSNGAVADHLHGNQAKDGKLSWHIRMNIAVETASALRYLHISDIIHRDIKTNNILLDTNFRVKVADFGLSRLFPIDHSHVSTAPLGTAGYVDPEYNQFYQLTHKSDVYSFGVVMIELISSLPAVDMTRHRDDINLSTMAMNKIQNQALHELVDPTLGYDSDSKVKEMINDVAELAFRCLQSSKDMRPCMDEVLKTLQDIQGAGANESQRETANISNSHHDVVLCNYDPRPISPDSNDVSYYTAPSASG; encoded by the exons ATGGATAATCATTTTCCTATTTTGCTCATAATTACACatatctctttcttcttcttaataACCACTTCCCACTCTCAACCTCAACCAGTTCACAATTTTTCAAGTTGTAAACACATCATGAGCTCCTACAACTGTGGAAATATTTCCAACATCTCTTATCCATTTTGGGGACAAAATCGTCCTTTTCAATGTGGGGCTGGCAACCCTTTTTACCTTAACTgccacaacaacaacaccaccACCATTCTCTTATCCTCACAAAATTTCACAGTACTTGATATAAACAGCAAAGACCACATCATCAAACTCAAAAGAACAGACCTTGATCAAAATCTATGTTCTCCTAAATTTAATGATACTTATTTGTTTCCACCTTTGTTTCAATATCCCCAAAATGTTAAAAACCTTTCCATATACTACAATTGTACTTCCACTATCTCTCAAGATTTAGCAGAAAATTCTGTTTGTGGATCTCACTATCCTTCTTTTGGCTATGTCGGAAATGAAGATAAGTTGTTTGAAGAAGATAAGTTGTTTGAAGAAGATCCGTCTCTGAGATGTCAGAAACATATCAAAGTGCCGGTAGGATCATATTTTCTTCTGGAGGCGGATTATTTTGAGCGTGGTAAACTTGAAAGAGTATTAAATGATGGGTTCGAGGTGACGTATAATGTGAATGAAGAATGTTTAAGCTGCCTTGGAAGTGAAGGAGGAGATTGTTTGAGCGATTCTATTGATAATCATATTGGGTTATGCTATTATGATAATTTAACTGATGCATCTATTGCTTCTTCCACAGATCTTTCTTCTGATGAAAAAA TTACAATAAATTGGAAGAGGAAACTCGTTGTTG GCGTTGCTTCAGGTGTGTTAGGATCATTTGTAGTGATCAGTGCCATATATTTCTATCAGCGCCGAAAGACTAAATCATACTTAAAGTCTCACAGCCTCCCTTATGTTTCGTCTTCAACGGATCTTGAGTGGGGAAGTCAACACTTTGGGGTGCAACTTTTTACTTATAGTGAGCTTGAAGAAGCCACAAACCACTTTGATCCATCGAATGGACTGGGAAAAGGGGGCTTTGGAACAGTGTATTTTG GAAAATTGAAGGATGGGCGTAGTGTTGCTGTAAAGAGGTTACATGAGAACAGTTATAGAAGAGTTCAGCAATTCATGAATGAAGTTGAAATCCTGGCTAGATTAGTCCACCCAAATCTTGTGTCGCTATATGGATGCACGTCAAACCACAGCCGCGAACTTCTGCTTGCCTACGAGTATGTTTCTAATGGAGCTGTAGCTGATCATCTTCATGGTAATCAAGCAAAAGATGGAAAACTCTCTTGGCATATTAGAATGAATATTGCTGTGGAGACGGCAAGTGCATTGAGATATCTTCATATTTCTGACATCATTCACAGAGATATAAAAACCAATAATATTCTTCTTGACACCAATTTTCGTGTCAAAGTAGCAGATTTTGGACTCTCGCGCCTTTTTCCAATTGATCATAGTCACGTTTCAACAGCTCCACTAGGAACTGCGGGTTATGTAGATCCCGAGTACAATCAGTTCTATCAGCTTACTCATAAAAGCGATGTCTACAGCTTCGGAGTAGTGATGATCGAGTTGATATCATCTTTGCCTGCTGTGGATATGACAAGGCATAGGGATGATATCAATCTGTCCACCATGGCTatgaacaaaattcaaaatcaagcTTTGCATGAGCTTGTGGATCCTACCCTCGGTTATGACTCAGATTCCAAGGTAAAGGAAATGATAAATGACGTGGCTGAGTTAGCATTTCGGTGTCTACAAAGTTCCAAAGATATGAGACCATGCATGGATGAAGTCTTGAAAACTTTGCAAGATATTCAGGGTGCTGGTGCGAATGAAAGCCAACGTGAAACAGCAAACATTTCAAACTCTCATCACGACGTTGTGTTGTGCAATTATGATCCACGCCCAATATCACCTGATTCAAATGATGTGAGCTATTATACAGCACCAAGTGCTAGTGGATAG
- the LOC11442802 gene encoding LEAF RUST 10 DISEASE-RESISTANCEUS RECEPTOR-LIKE PROTEIN KINASE-like 1.4 isoform X2, giving the protein MDNHFPILLIITHISFFFLITTSHSQPQPVHNFSSCKHIMSSYNCGNISNISYPFWGQNRPFQCGAGNPFYLNCHNNNTTTILLSSQNFTVLDINSKDHIIKLKRTDLDQNLCSPKFNDTYLFPPLFQYPQNVKNLSIYYNCTSTISQDLAENSVCGSHYPSFGYVGNEDKLFEEDKLFEEDPSLRCQKHIKVPVGSYFLLEADYFERGKLERVLNDGFEVTYNVNEECLSCLGSEGGDCLSDSIDNHIGLCYYDNLTDASIASSTDLSSDEKRKLKDGRSVAVKRLHENSYRRVQQFMNEVEILARLVHPNLVSLYGCTSNHSRELLLAYEYVSNGAVADHLHGNQAKDGKLSWHIRMNIAVETASALRYLHISDIIHRDIKTNNILLDTNFRVKVADFGLSRLFPIDHSHVSTAPLGTAGYVDPEYNQFYQLTHKSDVYSFGVVMIELISSLPAVDMTRHRDDINLSTMAMNKIQNQALHELVDPTLGYDSDSKVKEMINDVAELAFRCLQSSKDMRPCMDEVLKTLQDIQGAGANESQRETANISNSHHDVVLCNYDPRPISPDSNDVSYYTAPSASG; this is encoded by the exons ATGGATAATCATTTTCCTATTTTGCTCATAATTACACatatctctttcttcttcttaataACCACTTCCCACTCTCAACCTCAACCAGTTCACAATTTTTCAAGTTGTAAACACATCATGAGCTCCTACAACTGTGGAAATATTTCCAACATCTCTTATCCATTTTGGGGACAAAATCGTCCTTTTCAATGTGGGGCTGGCAACCCTTTTTACCTTAACTgccacaacaacaacaccaccACCATTCTCTTATCCTCACAAAATTTCACAGTACTTGATATAAACAGCAAAGACCACATCATCAAACTCAAAAGAACAGACCTTGATCAAAATCTATGTTCTCCTAAATTTAATGATACTTATTTGTTTCCACCTTTGTTTCAATATCCCCAAAATGTTAAAAACCTTTCCATATACTACAATTGTACTTCCACTATCTCTCAAGATTTAGCAGAAAATTCTGTTTGTGGATCTCACTATCCTTCTTTTGGCTATGTCGGAAATGAAGATAAGTTGTTTGAAGAAGATAAGTTGTTTGAAGAAGATCCGTCTCTGAGATGTCAGAAACATATCAAAGTGCCGGTAGGATCATATTTTCTTCTGGAGGCGGATTATTTTGAGCGTGGTAAACTTGAAAGAGTATTAAATGATGGGTTCGAGGTGACGTATAATGTGAATGAAGAATGTTTAAGCTGCCTTGGAAGTGAAGGAGGAGATTGTTTGAGCGATTCTATTGATAATCATATTGGGTTATGCTATTATGATAATTTAACTGATGCATCTATTGCTTCTTCCACAGATCTTTCTTCTGATGAAAAAA GAAAATTGAAGGATGGGCGTAGTGTTGCTGTAAAGAGGTTACATGAGAACAGTTATAGAAGAGTTCAGCAATTCATGAATGAAGTTGAAATCCTGGCTAGATTAGTCCACCCAAATCTTGTGTCGCTATATGGATGCACGTCAAACCACAGCCGCGAACTTCTGCTTGCCTACGAGTATGTTTCTAATGGAGCTGTAGCTGATCATCTTCATGGTAATCAAGCAAAAGATGGAAAACTCTCTTGGCATATTAGAATGAATATTGCTGTGGAGACGGCAAGTGCATTGAGATATCTTCATATTTCTGACATCATTCACAGAGATATAAAAACCAATAATATTCTTCTTGACACCAATTTTCGTGTCAAAGTAGCAGATTTTGGACTCTCGCGCCTTTTTCCAATTGATCATAGTCACGTTTCAACAGCTCCACTAGGAACTGCGGGTTATGTAGATCCCGAGTACAATCAGTTCTATCAGCTTACTCATAAAAGCGATGTCTACAGCTTCGGAGTAGTGATGATCGAGTTGATATCATCTTTGCCTGCTGTGGATATGACAAGGCATAGGGATGATATCAATCTGTCCACCATGGCTatgaacaaaattcaaaatcaagcTTTGCATGAGCTTGTGGATCCTACCCTCGGTTATGACTCAGATTCCAAGGTAAAGGAAATGATAAATGACGTGGCTGAGTTAGCATTTCGGTGTCTACAAAGTTCCAAAGATATGAGACCATGCATGGATGAAGTCTTGAAAACTTTGCAAGATATTCAGGGTGCTGGTGCGAATGAAAGCCAACGTGAAACAGCAAACATTTCAAACTCTCATCACGACGTTGTGTTGTGCAATTATGATCCACGCCCAATATCACCTGATTCAAATGATGTGAGCTATTATACAGCACCAAGTGCTAGTGGATAG